CgactagttttattaaaagggGGATAgatatccatccatccctctgaGAATAATGACGGTGCAGCCTTATTTTCacaacctttgacctttgacgcAAGTCACTGATAAGCACTCGTACATAAACAACTCAGTGAGATCAAAACTTCCTCTGAACTTGTTTTAAACAGAAGGGACTCtggtaatggaaaaaaaatattttgcagttgGTGTTGTTTGCATCTTTGGGATATGTGCGGTTATTCTCCTGGTACTGTTTGTTCCTCACACAGCCGAGTTTAGGAAAAGATTCATAAAGAAATGTGAGGAGTACCCGCAGAAAAGCCACAGGTAAGACTCTCTGtattcagtgtttgattttgagTAAGTATTGTGAATAAACATGGTCAGCCACTACTGagtgtttgcatttattttttagctgtCAAGATATATGGGAAACCTTTGAAAAAGCCTACGTAAATAAGAACCCACTTAACTTTTCTGAGACAAACTATGATCCACTCTTTGAAAAGATTCTCTTCACACATCCAAGAAGCCAAGTAAACATGCACGATCACACAACTGCTTGTAACTCACATTAATCAAAGCAGATTGAGCTCCATGATGCAAAAGTAATACATTTGACAATGTAATATCGATTGTTTTGGGGTTAGACGATGCTCTGGAGTGGCACAAAAGGGCTGGTCCATGACTTCACAAAGAAGAGAGGTTGTTTTTTCACCCTGGAAGACACTCTGTTGGGGTCTCTGCTGGATAATCAACAGTGGTGTGGACTGAAAGGCAGCAAGGGTAAGATCTGTCAGGCGCTGTGCAATGGATAACCTCAGAAGTATGATCTGTTTGGTTCAGGAAGCTGTAGTTTATGAACTTGTctgaaatacagcaaaatatAGTAATCGCACTTAGAACAACACTCATGAGGTTGGCAGGAGTCATTGAACCGTGAGAACGTGTTTGCTTTGTATCCTTCTGAAAAATTGGGATAAATTGGGGCATTCATCACAATTACTTGTATGAGGTGTgaacatttataaatatcattctctctgtattttctgtctgttattTCTAGAAACGTTCGcctttttttgtacaatttaCAAGAACAACAATCCCGTTATTTCATTCTGGAAAAATGCCTCCAGGAGGGTAAGTGCCTGCAGGAAATTGcaacacgttttcatcccaagttgtcacatatcaccactttgtcagtgggtATCCTCCTACGTCTGCTGTTAACGTTtcaggatgccgctaccgtgatgtcaacacaagcacatattGGGATTACtctacaaaaacacttggttatgtttaggcaacaaaagcaacacCAGGAcgtaaacaaaagcacatgaggCAATAAAGGCATGGATTGTTACCTTCATGCTTTTCATGTTACTTTGTTAgtagcagcgtttcaacctgacgccatccagcatCATGCAGCGGATCGTAACAATGTGAGCGGCTTATCTGGTCGCCTTCTCAGTTGATGTCGCCAGGTGGTGTATTATACGACTataaaaggtggcttttgcctTTGAGATCTCACATCAAAATAATTGCTTAAGTTGTGGTATTTGAAGACATTTGAATGACAAAACCAACCCTGTGCGATAACTCTGTCACAACATCTACTGCACCt
The sequence above is a segment of the Plectropomus leopardus isolate mb unplaced genomic scaffold, YSFRI_Pleo_2.0 unplaced_scaffold8591, whole genome shotgun sequence genome. Coding sequences within it:
- the LOC121940397 gene encoding ADP-ribosyl cyclase/cyclic ADP-ribose hydrolase 1-like; amino-acid sequence: MEKKYFAVGVVCIFGICAVILLVLFVPHTAEFRKRFIKKCEEYPQKSHSCQDIWETFEKAYVNKNPLNFSETNYDPLFEKILFTHPRSQTMLWSGTKGLVHDFTKKRGCFFTLEDTLLGSLLDNQQWCGLKGSKETFAFFCTIYKNNNPVISFWKNASRRFALYATGEVTAMLNGGLKKPYDPKSIFASIEVKTLQSPRVKRLNVILLTDNNSVKKCNTDASLQNLKNELYDKGISYTCRDVTRSHIRKCINENYACGTCW